From Campylobacter showae:
GTATAATCATTTTATTTTTATTTATACTGGATTAGTTTGATAATGCCAAATAACCCCAATAAGACATTAGAAGAAGAATATATTGAATTTAGAAAAAATAACTATTTCGGTAAATGTTTTATTTCTTCACTGTATGTGCACGTAGCTTTGTTGCTTATTATTTTTATTTTACCAAACCACATAATGAGCTTACTGCCTTTACTAAAATTTTTTACACACATCATGAAAAATGTTTTTCCAAATATAGAATATTATTCTAATGCAAGCAATTTACCTGAATTATGTGAATTTTATTTTAGCTACTTATGGCTGGTATGTCTTATGATATCAATATGGTGTATTATGCAATCGCCACAATTAAATCATGAGGCTAAGCGGTTTTTTGGAACATATGAATATCTTAATAAAGGAATATTTCCTAAAAAGTTTATTAAAATTGAAAGCAGTAAAAAAGAGCGTATGATAACTATTTTTTGTGTTATATTTATTGGATATACTCTGTATATAAATTACAATGGCTACTTAATAAATAGCAGTATATTTTCAGAATGGCTAGCGGATAGACTCGGGATACTTGCTATGGGCGTTTTTCAAAATTTAACTATTCATATAGCAATAGTATATATTATGATTAGCATATATACCATCATACATATTAAATGGTTGAGTAAAAATACAAATATAAATTTTAGGCCCAATTAAACTTAAACGGCCCCTCTCTTATGAATTTCAACAGTTTATGATATAGTTTTCCTGTGCATTTTTAGTGTTATATCTAAATTCTTATTCGCTACGCTCATTACTTTTCAAGAATACAGTTCTAAACGCAACATACCGCTCCCTTGCGTGAGCCTAATTTAAAAATATATCCTTTCAGTCAATCTCAGCAAGCACTCAAAATAATTCAGTATAAAATATTTATATTTGTCAAATTTCGCAAAAATAATACAGATGAAGAAATCATTAAATTTATCCTAAAAATAACCTCGTTATTAGTAAAATATAGTATAACCAATAATAAACAAATTCCACACAAAGAGATCGCTATGAAGAAACTAGTTTTTATCCTTTCTGTTGCGTTGTTTACAATATCCGCTCATGCGGAAAGCAGTACTGTAATCGCAGAGCAACTAAGATCAGCCGGCAAAGCCGTAGAGTCTCTCGCCTACGATAAAGAAGGTTGCCTGAAAGAGAAAAGTTGGATATCTTGTGAGCGACTCGCGAAGCATTACGACACTACGAAACCGGATATGCCTTGCGATTCGGAAATGGTCACGGAGTACTACAAAAAGTGTTGCGACTATTCAAAAAATAAGGTCCAGCTATGCTGCGACAAGGGCTATCCAAAAGAGCTTGAGGAAAAACGCGATACGGCTTGCAAAGCAAAAGATGCTAAAAGTTGTGGCACGCTAGCATCCATCGCACACAGACAAAAAAACTATGAGAAGTCGTTTAATTACGCAAAAAAGGCTGCGATGCTGGGAAAGACGATACTTCTTGTAAACTTCTTGCCTATATGTATTATTACGGTCAGGGCGTAGAAAAGGATTATAAAAAATCGTTTAATCTATATGAAGGATTGTGTGATAGAGATATATACAATATGTGCACTATCCTGAGCCACTTCTATACGGACGGCGTAGGCATGAAACAAGACATCAAAAAGGGTAAGAAAATTTTAGAAAAACTTTGCTACGATAAATATCCGGAAGGCTGCGCCAATCTAGCCGCGCTCTATGAAAGCGATAAATACGGCATGAAAGACGATAAAAAAGCCACAGAGCTTTATACCATGGCTTGCAAACACAATCCAAAAGCCCCGACATGCGACAAGATAGGCGGCACGAGCAAGAGGCTTGAGTTTTTTGTACCGAAAAAAAGCGCGGTTATAGTTGCGTTGAGCTGGCAGATACCTACTACAGAAACGATCTAGAAAAAAAGCTGTATTTTTATAACAAAGCTTGCGAATTCGGATTTGAACGTGCCTGCGGCCAGATTGCTAATATCGCCGAGCAAAAAGAAGCTTCAGAAAAACAAAAATCTACTTGCGACGAAAAAAGGACGGCGAAGCTTGCTTCCAGATAGCAAGCTCCTACAACTACGATCCGAAAAATCAGCTGTATTTTTTTGATAAAGGTTGCGAATACGGGCTCGCGTATACGTGCCTCTATGCCTTAGACCTCGTAAGGGGAGATAATAACAAAGCGATGGAATATGGATACAAAGCATGCAAACTAGGTGATACTGCAACTTGCAGAATGATTGAGGGAGTCGCTAAGAAGGCTTGCGATGAAGGTGATCAGGACGGCTGCAAGTGGCTAGATACAATAAAAAATCGTAAATAAATTTAAATTTGAGCCGAGTTTAAATTTGCGCTCGGCTCAAATAAACTAAAAGATTGCGAAATTTTTAGTTAAATATGCGACTTGAAATTTTCTACTAAAAACGGTTTTAGTTTAAGCAAGACACATGAAAGAAAGCAATCTAATAAAAAAGAATCAGAAACCAATAAAATTTTCTATAAGGAGAGTGTTTTATGGTTTGCAAACATTTTATTTTACCGCTTAAAATTCTTTTCGTTTTTACTGCTTTTTCCTTTAAGGAGGCGACCAGATGAATCCCACGCCAAATTTAAAAAAATTAACCCTACTTCACTCCAATGATTTGCACGGAGACTTTTTGGCTGAGAAAGTGGACGACAAGCTAGTAGGAGGCGTCTCTATGCTGTCCGGATATATAAATCAAGTCCGCCAAACCGAGAAAAACGTCATCTACGCTATCGCCGGCGATATGTTTCGCGGCTCGATTATCGATTCGGAGTATAAAGGGATTTCTACGATCGAAATCATGAATGCTTTAGCGCCCGATATCGTTACGGTAGGCAATCATGAGCTAGATTACGGTATTCCGCATTTGCTTTTTATTGAAAAGTGCGCCCAGTTTCCAATCATAAACACAAATTTGTTTATCAAAACCAATCACGCCCGTCTATTTCCGCCTTGCTATATCATGGAGCTTGACGGCATGAAAATCCTTTTTATCGGTATCATCACCGATGCAGTTTTGGCGCAAGCCAAGCAAGACCACCTAATCGGTTCTTTCATCGGAATCGAAGAGGCGGCACAAGAGGTCGGGCGAATCTGCAACACCTACAACCGAATCGATATCGATTTTACGGTTTTGCTAACTCACATCGGTTTTGAGGCTGATAAAGAGCTAGCCGCTATGTTGCGACCGGAATGGGGCGTCGATCTGATTATCGGAGGGCATTCTCATACCTTGATGGAGCAGCCTTGCGTCGTCAATGATATTTTGATTGCGCAAGCAGGCGTCGGTACCGACCAGATCGGGCGATTTGATATCGTGGTCAATACAGACACCAACAGCATCGAAAGCTATAAATGGCAGTGTATCCCCATAAACGACAAGTACTGCCCAGTCGATGAACAAATAGAGAATTTGATTCGAAAATATAAGAGCGTAACCGATCAAAAATATACTCGCGTCATCACCCGTTTTAGCTGTCCGCTAACGCACCCGCAGCGCAACACCGAAACGGCTTTGGGAAATTTGTTTGCCGATATCTTCAAAAACAGCCTAGGCATAGATATTATGTTGCTTGGCTCAGGCAGTATTCGGGGCGAAAAGCTAGGGCCGATCGTAGAGTATGGGGGCTTGGCCGAAATTTTTCCTTATGATGACGGCGTTTATATGCTCAGAGCGGACGGCCGAACCTTCCGCCAAATGATGCGCTATCTACTGCGAGACGACGCCTTTTTGGGAACAACGGAATTTTATAAGTTATCGCAGGGGCTAAAACTCGCCTATTCGCGCTCCAACCGAGAAATCATTAGCCTAACTTATCGTGGAATAGAAATAGCAGATGACGATATTTTCACGATCGGTCTACAAAACTACCATTACTGTAATTTAGAAAGCTTTTTTGGCGTTAGCTTTGAACATGTAAAAACTTTCGGTACTCCCAAGATGATTGCTACTTCTTGCTTAGATATTTTGGAAGAGTACTTAAGCACGCACAAAGCTATTCGGCAAGACGTAGAGGGGCGATTAACGATTTTGGATTAAAAGTATTTTCGGTCGCCCATGCGACTTTTTAATATTTACCATACAACTGCGGCTATATTTCCGCCGCATTCAGCGATAAGCGCAAAAGAACCGTCAAATGACTACAGGCTTGATTGCGGCAAATAAAGCCCCAATACTTAATGTCTAGGAGCTTTTTACGATCAACCCGGCTCTTATCGCAATTTAGTTCGAGATAATTCTTCGCGTTTTTTATTTTTGTTTTGATTTTAAAGGCTTATATTTAAGGATACTTTTTGCTTTGAATTATGAGAAAAACAGCGACGGTTTTAGCAAATACGCTCTTTTCGGACGGTATATAGATCGTGTCGTGGTCTATGAGTAAAATTTAACAACTTAGATGATAACTAATAAATATGCAAATAATCGGTTTAACGGTACGTAGAGAATAACAAAAATGTAAAAAATATGCGCTTACGCTAGGTGCAGCACGCCAAGCTCGGAGAATCTTGATATCGGTACTGCTAAGTTTTCAGCAAATTCGAGACGCGAGTTAAATAATCAGAACAAATACTAAAAAGCTCATGAGGCATTATGTTATAGATTTAGACTATAAAATATTTTGCAAAGTTACAAATTTATGCTAAAATCGCGCGCTTCTAAATTTACCTAAAAGGGAAGAGATGAAAAAATATTTAGCCGAGTTTTTTGGTACATTTTGGTTAGTTTTTGGAGGTTGCGGCAGTGCAGTATTTGCAGCGGCTTTTCCAGAGCTTGGTATCGGATTTGTCGGAGTTTCGCTAGCGTTTGGCCTTACTGTTCTTACGATGGCTTATGCAGTTGGTCACATCAGCGGCGGCCACTTTAACCCAGCCGTATCGGTTGGCCTACTAGTTGGCGGAAGATTTGACAAAAAAGACTTCGTGCCTTACGTCATCGCACAAGTTATCGGAGCGATCGGGGCTGCTGCCGTGCTATATCTTATCGCTTCAGGCAAGGCTGGATTTGACGCTGCTGCGAGCGGTTTTGCTAGCAACGGATACGGCGAGCACTCACCAAATGGCTACAGCCTAGTTTCAGCGCTAGTTGCCGAGGTGGTTTTAACTGCGTTTTTCCTTATCATCATCCTAGGTACGACTGATGAGCGTGCGCCAAAAGGCTTTGCGCCGATCGCTATTGGCCTTGGTTTGACACTTATTCACCTTATCTCGATACCTATCACAAACACATCAGTTAACCCAGCTCGTTCAACTGGCGTTGCGATATTTCAAGGCGGTTGGGCGTTAGAGCAGCTTTGGCTTTTCTGGGTTGCGCCTATCGTTGGAGCGATCATCGGAGCTATCATCTATAAAGTTATGGGCTGCGCATGTGGCTGCTGCAAAAGCGCAAAATAATCACACTTTATACTTCAAGGGGCGATCTTCGCCCTTTCTATTTTCATAAAATTTTTAAAATTAAGATCAGTTAAGCGAATATAATAATCTATTTAACATATTACCGTTATTACATCTAACCACTACTTCGCTATCCTTATAGCTTCGTCTTAACAAACGGTAAGCGCATCGCAATTAAATTATTCTTTGAGTTCTTTGTGTCACTATAACCTCGTCTCCGCAATTCAACAAACCATCGTAAGCCTTCCGGTAATCAGAATAGATAGCGAGTGATTAAAGTCGCTACACCTAGGCGACATCGGCATCAATTCATTTGCAAAATAGTTTTAGGCTATAAGTACAAACTTGAACGTCGCACTTTAGTATGCCGTTTTACTAGCAACTGCAAGCCAAGAAATGTTATAAAGTAGTAGGTTTTTAACCAAATAGGCATACGAGCCAGAAATCTATTCTAAAATTAAATATTGTATCATGCACGCCGGCCATAAAATTCTGATATTTTTGGTTATTTTATCGATTTTTTTATGAAATTTTAATAAACTCCGCTATTTATACCACTTCCATATCGAGCTAAAAACACTATAAAATTTCTCTAAATTTCTTTTTCGGAATTTTTGAACGGACTATATATGTTTATTTTTTATCTCTACGCTTCTTATTTTTAAGAACATCGACAAGATCGTGATTTTTGTATTTATACTACCTTCAACGAAAAGCTCCTTTGGGGTTTTTATATCGCATTCGAGTAAATTTGCCTGCCCCCCTACCTGCACTCCAGCTTCGTTATCGTTTGGGTATTGGCAAAGTACGATGGATACGGCATCGAAACGCTAAAATTTCGTATTTGTTTAGGCGCGATATTTTTAGCGACGCTAGTGGTGATCTCCGCGACGTTTGAGCGCTCGTCGCCGCGCGAAGATAGCGATAGTCCGCTAGGTTTAAAGATAGAGCCCGCGATCGTCTCCTTGCTTACGGGGTTGTTGATAAGTTTGACGGTAAGATCGCAGTTTGCGATGCTAAACTCGCCCGTATTTCGCAGCGAGCCCTTAAACACGATTGTTTCGTTTCTTAGCACGCGGTGGCCGGAAAACTCCGTCAGCACGGCCTTTTTAGTGTATTTATCCACGATCATCATGAAAAAATATCCAAGCGTCAGCGTCGCTACGACGTTTATCGCGACGTAAATTTTAAAAAATTTCGGATTTTTCTCGTTGCGGGCGATCAGCGCGAAAAGCATTGAAAGTAGCGCCAAAACCGCAAGCGCGATGAGGTGAAATACGTTAAAATACCCTTCCATCAAAAGCACTCCGAACTTGTCGTGATATTATAGTCCTGCGCGCGAAAGTTATTTACCGCGTGCGTGATCTCGCGCGTCGCGTTTACGTCCAGCGCCTCTTTTAGCACGATATTTTCTCTCAAAAACGGCTTTAGCTCGTTTGCGTAACGGCGCAGCGTATTGCCCGAGTTTTTGTAAAAGCTAAGGCCGATTTCGCAATAGTTAAACGGTTTTTTGGAGAGATTTGTGAGGCGCAGATCCACAAGCAGCGTGTTTGAGTACTCAAGCTGCTTGGTTGAGACTAGCTCGAGCGAGCGAGTTCGCAAATTTTCATCTAAAAGCTTAGGCATAAAATACGCCCCGCATCCAAGCCCCGCGATAGTAACGATCATCAGCGCAAAGCCCGCAAAAAAGGACTTTGATGCGACGTAAACGCAAAGCGAAACGAGCGCTAAAAAGGTCAAAAACATCCATATATAGGCGGCAAAATCCACCCAGCCAAGGTGCGTCAGATAGAAATTTAAGCCTTGTTTTAGTTCGTTTATCATCTTGCCTCTTTGCTTCGTTTGCCTTGCGGCGAGCCAAATTTGAAATCCGCCTGCATAAAGCGTGCCAAATTTGACCGCTCTAGCCTTTTCGCGAGTTTTTTTCCTCGATACCGCTTAGCCCGAAACGGCGCGCGAGCTCGGCCTTGACGCGGTCAGGATGCACTCCGTGTAGCGCTAACGCAACGAGCGAGTGAAAGCATAAATCAGCCGCCTCGTAGATGATCTCCTCGGTCGGCGTTTTCGGCTTTTGGTTTTTAGGCGTCTCGGTTTGGCTGTTTTGGTTCGCGGCGTTTTCGTTTGAAATTTTAGCAAATTTTTCGTTTTGGGTTAAATTTGACGAAATTTGACCGCCATTTGCGGCAGAGTTAAACTGTGCAGTTTCATTTTTGCGCGCCGAGGCGTCCTTGCACGCCATCACGAGCTCCGTGGCCTCCTCGCCGACTTTTTTTAGGATTGCGTTTTCGCCCTTTTTAAACAGGCTCGCGACGTACGAGGTCTGCGGATCGGCGTTTAGCTTGCGGTCGATTATCGCGTGATAAACCTCGTCGATTATGCCGTAGATCGGCTTTTTGGCTTGGTTTAAATTTTGCTCTTGCGTCAAATTTTGCCCATCATTGCTAGCTAAATTTGACTCGCCGCCGTCTCCCGAAATCTTTCTAAAAAAGCATGATTTTGCGCCCGTGTGGCACGCTACGCCGCCGTTTTGAACGACTTTGAGCAAGATCGTGTCGTTGTCGCAGTCCAGGAAAATCTCGTCTATCACTTGCGTATTTCCGCTCTCCTCGCCCTTTTTCCAGATGCGATTTTTCGTACGCGAAAAATAGTGCGCAAAGCCCGTTTTTAGACTCAAATTTAACGCCTCTTCGTTCATATAAGCAAGCATTAAAACCTCGCCGCTCAAGCTTTCTTGAACGATGGCGGGCAAAAGGCCGCCCACTTTTTCCCAGTCTATTTTCATTTTTATTTCCTTTCGGCTACGGGTTTAGCTCGGCGCGCGGGCAAATTTTAAATCCCAAATTTGACTTCAAATTTGAGCATAAAAAATCAAGGCGAAGTATCGCGAGATAGATTTTTACTTCGCTATGATCGTAACGCTAAAGCAAGAAAGGGCTTTGTTTCCCTTTTGGTCGCAACTGCAAGCAGAAGCGACGTAAAAATTTAGCATGGGCTAGACAAGGTAGTCTGCCGAGCTAAATTTTTACTAGCTCCGCTAAAGACGCTCGCGAGACGAGCCGCTTTAAGAAAAAGTTATTGCGTTATCGCGCTTTGTTTTGCTTTATCCTTCGTGTCTACCCAGATATTCGGCACCGCTCCGCCGGGCGTTAAGAATATCTTCGCGTCGTTGTTTTCGCGTAGCGCCTCGTTAAATTTAGCCTGCGTTTCGATCTGCTTTAAATTTAGCAAATTTTGATCGAGGCTTTTTGCGACCTCTTTATTTGCATAGGCCTGCGCGTCGGCTTCGATCTTAGCCGCATCCGCACGACCCTGAGCCTCGATGATAGCGGCCTTTGCCGTACCTTCAGCGAGGGCTGCTTTTTTGAGCGCCTCTTGATTTGCGCGCTCTACTTCGTATTTGGTTCGCTCGGCCTCTTGCTTAGCGATTTGTACGCGCTCGATCTGCTCTTTTACCTTTTCAGGTAGGATAATCTCGCGTAGTTGCACGGTTAGCAGCTCGACTGGTTTGTTTGGCTGAGCGTCGATATCCTTTCGGATACCCTCGTCGATAGCCGTGGCTAGGTCGTTTCGCTTCGTCGGTAGCTCCTCGGCGGTGTATTTACCCGCGATGCTGCGCACGACGTCGCGTACGACGGGATCGACGATCTTGTTTTCCCAGCTAAGACCCCAAGACGCGATCGTTTGAGGCGCGTTTTCAGGATTTAAGCGGTACTGCACGGTGATGTCGATGCTAACAGGCAAGTTTCTCGCGTCCAAAACGGAGATCGAGTTTTTGCGTATGATGCCGGCTTGAGCCTGCGCGCCGTACTTTTGCGCCGCCTCGCCCATATCTTCGCCCGAAGTGTAGTTGATGAGGCGTACGCGCGTATCGACTACGATGACTTTTTGCAAAAACGGGATAAAGAAGTGCAGACCCGGCTGCATCGGAGATGGGTCGTATTTACCCAAATTTGACTTGATGCCTACTTCGCCCGAGTTTATCGTAACGAAAGGCTGCGTGAGCGCAATCACGGCCACAAGCGCGATGATGACGTAGGCAAAGGCCGAAATTTTGCCGAACCCTTTAAAATCAGGCGTTTTAAAATTTACTTTCGGTCCTTTGCTCTCGTCGCCGCTATCGTCTCCGCCGCCGGAGCCTCGTTTTTTATTAAAATAATCGTTCAAATCCGCTGGCATTTCGTTCCTTAAATGTAAGTTAGCATCGAGGCGTATTTTGGATTGCGTCCGTAAACTATGTCAAAATACGCGTCTTGTAGGCGTTTGGTTACCGCACCGCGCTCGCCTGCGCCGATCACGCGGTTGTCGATATTGCTTATCGGAGTGACCTCGGCCGCCGTACCCGTGAAAAACGCCTCGTCCGCAGTGTATGCGCGGTCGCGAGTGATGCGCTCCCTGTGCACTTCGATACCTAGATCGTGAGCGATTTTGATGACGGTGTCTTGCGTGATGCTAGCTAGGCTGCTGTCGTTTGGAGGAGTGATTAGCGCGCCGTTTTCTACGATGAAAAAGCACTCGCCCGGCCCCTCTGAGATGTAGCCCTCGCTATCAAGTAGCAGCGCCTCGTCGTAGCCCGCCTCTTTGGCCTCGTAGTTTGCCATTTGCGAGCAGAGGTAGTTCGAGCTTGATTTTGCGCGGCTCATTTGACCGCCGACGTTTAGTTTAGCAAAGCTTGAAATTTTCACACGGATGCCTTTTTTTAGCCCCTCTTCGCCTAGATACGCACCCCACTCCCATGCGGCGATCGCCGTATTTACGGGAGCTTTTGTGTGAGCTAGACCCATGATGCCGTAGCCTAGGTAAACGATCGGGCGCAGATAGACGTTTGATTTAAATTTATTTGCGCGAAGTAGCTCGACCTGCGCGTCTTCAAGCTCTTTTTGCGTGTATTTGACGTTTAGGATCGTCATTTTGGCTGATTTTAGTAAGCGCGCGGTGTGGTCGCTAAGGCGAAATATCGCTAAGCCTTTATCCGTCATATAGGCTCTTGTGCCCTCAAATACGGCGTTTGCATAGTGAAGCGAGTGAGTTAGGACATGGACTTTAGCGTCCTCCCATTTGACTAATTTTCCATCCATCCAGATAAATTCGGAAGGGTTCATTTAGTATCCTTTTTTATAAAATTTGCTGAGTGTAGCTAAAATTTCTTTAAAATTTTGTAATGTTTAAGATTTCGGTCTAAAATTTTGAGCTTGCGAGGCAAAATTTACCCCGACTTTAGAGCTCATCGGCTACGACGTCCTCGATGTTTTCAGCAAAAGGCAGCACAAGCGTCTTATTAGAGCCAAACGCACTATGCCACAGGGCTTTTTTGATCGCTTCGTAAGGCGTATCGTAAATTTTAGCCAGCTCTTGCAGTAGCTCCTCGGCCTTATCGTCGCTTAAATTTTCGCTGCGATAAAATAGCATTAACGTCGCGCCGATACCGATAAACTCAAACCCGAATCGCTCGTTCATCATCAAAATAAACGCATACGTCTGCTCAGGCTCAAAATCGTCCGTAAAATACCCCTGAATCATTCTCGCAAATACGTCCGTACTGCGCTCGCAAGGGCACAGATAAACGTCGATATCCTCGTCAAGAGCGTTGTAGTCGCGGGTATTTAGGTATTCTAAAGCCTTTAATTTATCGGGATAGTTTAGGCTAAATTTACCGTAAAATTCGCTCACTTCAGCCTTATACTCGGGATCGTTTAGGATGTCCAGCATCAAACGAAACTCCGCAGCGGGAAAGTTGCGCGCATCCGGATTTTGCACATTATACTCCTCCTCGTCCAGCATCTCGAAACTAGAACTTGCGTGCATATTCGTGTATTCGCATTGCGGGGCGTTTTCGATGATAAAAAGCGGCTTAAATCCCGTATGCTGCTCGCACAAGCGATTATATGCGATCGTGACGGCGTTCATATTTTGATGAGCGTTAAGGACGCCGTATTTTAGGGTAAAATTCGCTTCGCGCGTGTAGCGCGGATCGGGCTTTTCGAGCCTAAACGAAATAAGCTTTTCAGGGCGACAAATCGTGTAAAAAGCTAGCTTTAATTTTTCAAAAAACGACATATTTTTTCCTTTTTAAATAATTTAATTCTTTAGTTTAAAGGGGCAATTTAAGCCAAAAACGGCTTAAATCTCAAAATTCGGCTTCATATTTAAACATAGAGCGATAATGCCGCAAGCAAAGTAGATGGGCAAGGATAAAGGAGCTATATATAAGCGACTCTAGCCGGCGGCAAAATTTAAACGAAATAATAATTTCTTGTTTGGGGTCAAATTTGAAGCGTTGCTTGGATTTAAAAGCTAATTCCAAATTTGAGCGTAAGAAAAAAGGTGAAGCATCGCGAGATCATTTTTAACGTCGCTACGGTTTTTGTGGCCAAGGCTAGCTATGTAGGTTGCCGCAAAGACCTCTGCTTGCAGTTGCAAGTAAAACGAAGCAAAAACTCATAAAAGCCGCCGGCAAAACTGCTATTTTTCTAAAATTATCCTAGTCGCGGCAGGATCTACGCACTCTTTTTGCATTATTATTTCGCCTATCTCCCTTGCTCTTATAATGCCTGAGAGCGGATTTTTCACGCTAGCTATGCCGCCTAAAATTTCGGCGTCCACGCTTGAATATTCAAAGGCTAGCGTGGTATCTAGCGTTTGGCAGCCGCGCAGTACGAGATTTTGCACGTAGCAAAGCCCTTGCAGGCTCTCTATCACGCAGTTTTCAAAGGTCACGTTTTTGCTGTTCCACGCGAGGTATTCGCCGCTGATGAAGCTGTTTCGCACGGTCACGTTCTCACAGTTCCAAAAGGCGTCTTTGCTAAGCAGCTTGCTATCCTCGACGAGCAGGTTCTTACAGCCGTCAAAACCGTAGTTCCCGTCCAAATTTAGCCCGTAAACGCGCACGTTTTCGCAGTTCATCGCAAAATAATCCCCGCGCGCGCAGACGTTTTTTATCTCCACGTCCGCGCAGCTCCACAGCGTCTCCTCGGCCTGGGTCAAATTTACGTTTTCTAGCTTCACGTTTTGGCACCTGCGGAAGGATTTTGGCGCCTGGATTAGCGTATCTTTAAAGCCCACGTCTCGCGCGTACCAGATGCCCGCACGCGCCATCTGCATCAAAAATCCGCCCTCAACGGCGACGTTTTTAGTGTACCACAACGGATATTTCCACTCGAAAGTGCAGTTTTTTAGGCGCAAATTTTGCCCGTGCTTTAGCGGCGACTCGCCTGCTGCGAACCCGCACCGCTCAAACTCCGCGTCCTTTGCGCCAAACATCGCGCGCTCGCCGATAAATTTTTGCTCGACAAATTTTTGCATATTTCGCCTCCGTCGTTTTTGTTGATTATATCGGTTTTACGGCAACAAGGGTGTAAATTTTAAAAATCGGAGCGAAATTTATGAAGCAAACGGGTAAATTTAAGCAGCAGTAAAAATCCAAGCGTTTAGGCGTTGCTATTGTCTTTCGGAGTCCTATTTTCCCAAACGCCTGGCAGGAAAAGGTAAGATTTAGACTAGCGCAAAGGATGGAAACGCGAGCCTAAATTTTACCTTTTGCAGTCAAATTTGCCGTATCCGAGCGAGTGCCGGAGGGCGTCAAATTTGATCTAAATTTAAAGCCTGCGACCAGCCAAATTTAACCCGGCCGCAAGCGCAAAAATCCAAACTTACCAAAAAGCGGCCCCGAAGCGCACCGGCCGAGAGCCGCTAAATTTTACTTCTCAAACGCCTTTTCTAGGCTAAACGGAAACGCCTGATAGCCCATCGCGTTGGTCATTTTGATTTCGATTGACGGCTCTTTTGCTCCCCACTCAAACTCGTTGATGTGAGGGCTAGGCACGCCGACCGGGCGACCTTTGGCGATGTCAAACTGCATGCCCGCGACCGCCGAGTAAACCATCACGCTATCAAGGTCGTCTTGATACTGCGCTAGCGAAGTGACCGAGCTGTACCACTCGCTACCGCGCTGTTTGCCGTACTCCCAGACTTGCTCGACGGTTTTAGCTTTTTCGTCGATTTTATAAACGACCGCGCGGGAGTATTTCATACCCGCCATCGCAGGCTGCTCCATACCGCGTGTGTCGCCGTTGTCAAAGACGGTGAGATAAAGGGCGCCCTTTTTGGACTTGCTATCGATACGAAATGCCGTATGTTGCGTCCACTGCCAGTCAAATCCGCCCTTCTCGCTCTCGTAGCCCGGGCATTTTGAATACTCGTCCTCGCAGACGATTTTTTTGCCGTCTTTATCTACAGGCTGGAGCAAGTAGCCCTTAAACTGATCCTTCCAG
This genomic window contains:
- a CDS encoding tetratricopeptide repeat protein gives rise to the protein MYYYGQGVEKDYKKSFNLYEGLCDRDIYNMCTILSHFYTDGVGMKQDIKKGKKILEKLCYDKYPEGCANLAALYESDKYGMKDDKKATELYTMACKHNPKAPTCDKIGGTSKRLEFFVPKKSAVIVALSWQIPTTETI
- a CDS encoding bifunctional metallophosphatase/5'-nucleotidase — translated: MNPTPNLKKLTLLHSNDLHGDFLAEKVDDKLVGGVSMLSGYINQVRQTEKNVIYAIAGDMFRGSIIDSEYKGISTIEIMNALAPDIVTVGNHELDYGIPHLLFIEKCAQFPIINTNLFIKTNHARLFPPCYIMELDGMKILFIGIITDAVLAQAKQDHLIGSFIGIEEAAQEVGRICNTYNRIDIDFTVLLTHIGFEADKELAAMLRPEWGVDLIIGGHSHTLMEQPCVVNDILIAQAGVGTDQIGRFDIVVNTDTNSIESYKWQCIPINDKYCPVDEQIENLIRKYKSVTDQKYTRVITRFSCPLTHPQRNTETALGNLFADIFKNSLGIDIMLLGSGSIRGEKLGPIVEYGGLAEIFPYDDGVYMLRADGRTFRQMMRYLLRDDAFLGTTEFYKLSQGLKLAYSRSNREIISLTYRGIEIADDDIFTIGLQNYHYCNLESFFGVSFEHVKTFGTPKMIATSCLDILEEYLSTHKAIRQDVEGRLTILD
- the aqpZ gene encoding aquaporin Z codes for the protein MKKYLAEFFGTFWLVFGGCGSAVFAAAFPELGIGFVGVSLAFGLTVLTMAYAVGHISGGHFNPAVSVGLLVGGRFDKKDFVPYVIAQVIGAIGAAAVLYLIASGKAGFDAAASGFASNGYGEHSPNGYSLVSALVAEVVLTAFFLIIILGTTDERAPKGFAPIAIGLGLTLIHLISIPITNTSVNPARSTGVAIFQGGWALEQLWLFWVAPIVGAIIGAIIYKVMGCACGCCKSAK
- a CDS encoding DUF2393 family protein, with amino-acid sequence MEGYFNVFHLIALAVLALLSMLFALIARNEKNPKFFKIYVAINVVATLTLGYFFMMIVDKYTKKAVLTEFSGHRVLRNETIVFKGSLRNTGEFSIANCDLTVKLINNPVSKETIAGSIFKPSGLSLSSRGDERSNVAEITTSVAKNIAPKQIRNFSVSMPYPSYFANTQTITKLECR
- a CDS encoding DUF2393 family protein, giving the protein MINELKQGLNFYLTHLGWVDFAAYIWMFLTFLALVSLCVYVASKSFFAGFALMIVTIAGLGCGAYFMPKLLDENLRTRSLELVSTKQLEYSNTLLVDLRLTNLSKKPFNYCEIGLSFYKNSGNTLRRYANELKPFLRENIVLKEALDVNATREITHAVNNFRAQDYNITTSSECF
- the hisIE gene encoding bifunctional phosphoribosyl-AMP cyclohydrolase/phosphoribosyl-ATP diphosphatase HisIE, which codes for MKMKIDWEKVGGLLPAIVQESLSGEVLMLAYMNEEALNLSLKTGFAHYFSRTKNRIWKKGEESGNTQVIDEIFLDCDNDTILLKVVQNGGVACHTGAKSCFFRKISGDGGESNLASNDGQNLTQEQNLNQAKKPIYGIIDEVYHAIIDRKLNADPQTSYVASLFKKGENAILKKVGEEATELVMACKDASARKNETAQFNSAANGGQISSNLTQNEKFAKISNENAANQNSQTETPKNQKPKTPTEEIIYEAADLCFHSLVALALHGVHPDRVKAELARRFGLSGIEEKNSRKG
- a CDS encoding SPFH domain-containing protein → MPADLNDYFNKKRGSGGGDDSGDESKGPKVNFKTPDFKGFGKISAFAYVIIALVAVIALTQPFVTINSGEVGIKSNLGKYDPSPMQPGLHFFIPFLQKVIVVDTRVRLINYTSGEDMGEAAQKYGAQAQAGIIRKNSISVLDARNLPVSIDITVQYRLNPENAPQTIASWGLSWENKIVDPVVRDVVRSIAGKYTAEELPTKRNDLATAIDEGIRKDIDAQPNKPVELLTVQLREIILPEKVKEQIERVQIAKQEAERTKYEVERANQEALKKAALAEGTAKAAIIEAQGRADAAKIEADAQAYANKEVAKSLDQNLLNLKQIETQAKFNEALRENNDAKIFLTPGGAVPNIWVDTKDKAKQSAITQ